The DNA sequence agcaagtttgcagatggtacaaaagtgggtggttttgcagatagtgaagatggttgtgaaaaattgcagcacgatgttaatcgattggccaggtgggttgaggaatggttggtgggatttaatacagagaaatgtgaggtgttgcattttgggaagtctaaattggggaggacctacacagtgaatggtaggactctggggagtgttgtcgagcagagggatctaagtgtgcaggtgcatggttccttgaaggtgaagtcacaggtagattgggtggtcaaaaaggcttttggcacattggccttcatcagtcagggtattgagtatacaagttgggaggtcatgttgcagttgtatgtcTTTGGTGAGGCCGTtggtgagtattgtgttcagtctgggcattgtattataggaaagatgttgtcaagctggaaaggagatttacgaggatgttgccaggaatagagggtctaagctataggggagaggttgagtaggctgggactattccttggagcacgaggggtgatcttatagattacaagatcttgagaggaatagatcaagtagatgcagagtctcttgcccagagtaggtgaatcaaggacaagaGGACAAAGGTTaacggtgaaaagatttaataagaatccgaggagtaacctttttccacagaaagggtggtgggtgaatggaacactgccagaggaggtagttgaggcagggactatcccaacatttaagaaacagttagacaggtatatggataggacaggtttggagggatgtggaccaaatgcaagcaggtgggattagtgtagctgggatatgttggctggtgtgggcaagttggcctgtttccacactgtatcactctatgacgttggtgtgctttattggcTGTACTGTCAAcatggttggaccaggacaaattgtcaGTGATATTTACACCAAGGAAGTTGAAGCCCTTGGCCACATCCACTGCAGCACCCCTGATACATACTAGGTCACGTACTCCATCCCATTTCCCAAAGTCAATGACCTGTTCCTTCATTctactgacattgagggagtcTCAACTCCATGCCACTatgctctctatctcctccctgtGTTCCCTCTAGACATTGTTTGAGATCTAGCCCACTACTGCAGTGTCATttccaaacttgtaaatggagttagagcagaattaggctgcacACGAGAGAGAataaggggctgagaatgcatccttggtaTTGGGAATTATCAGTGAAgatgttttgtcacctatccttgctGATTGAGGTCCATGGCTGAGGATATCAAGTTGCAGAGGGGGATGCACTGTCGTGGTGCAGGAACTGGGTTATGATTAATAAATAGGAGTATGGCAAAGGGATCTTTGGAATTCAGATGTTATAAGAATAGGTGTCAAGCCAGGGAGAATGCATCTGCTGTGCACCTGTTGCAGGAATGCGTAAATTGCAGTGGATTATGGCTATCTAGGAGGCTGGAGTCAATGTGTACCAAGActtgcctctcaaagcacttcatgatgatggaTGATGGATGTCAGAACCATCAGAAAGTAGTAATTAAAGCATGCTATCTTGTTTTCCTTTGGCACCAGCATGACAGAATCCCAGATTGGAGCAAAGAAGAGCATTGAAGATGTACATAAATATTCCTGCCAGTTGGTCTACACAGGTTGAAAACATGGCTGGGAAGTCCATCTGAGCCAATTGCTTTCTGTcggttcactctcaggaaggcccATCTGACGTCTGCAACCATGGGCACAGGTGCTCAAGGCTGTTGGGGCAGGCAACATCATTCCATTGACATGCTGTTCAAAatgagcatagaatgcattgacCTCATTGGAGCAGGAGGTGTTGCCAGCAATGTTGCCAAACTCCACTTTGTAGCCCATTACTCCTTGCCACAAATCAATACCCGTCTGTGTGGTTAGTCTGGGACATGAGATCGGTCTGGGATAATCTATTGGTGTTCCTGGTGGTGTTACAAATGTTTTATCAACATTTCCCATACAGTTCAGGATCAGCCAACTTAAACACCACAGACTTGGTCATCTCTCAGGAGAGAATCCCAAGATTAATTTATCGTTTCGGGTTGGgaaatcctcagattgatttacGGATGAAGTCTGTAATGGCGGCGGTTTACCAACTTGGACTGGCCACTGCATTTTTGAATATGGACGAAATGATCGATTCAAAGCAGTGACCtaaaaaggtaaacacaaaatgctttcaatttaaatcagcatctgcagttcttttgcatttgcggcccggtggtatgaacgtcgacttctccaacttcagatagctcctctgtccctcccttcccctcctccttcccagatctccctctattttcctgtctccacctatatccttcctttgtcccacccccgacatcagtctgaagaagggtctcgacccgaaacgtcacccattccttctctcccgagatgctgcctgacctgctgagttactccagcattttgtgaataaataaatctgcagttctttcctacacaacctaaaaGGTTATCCATTTCTCAGACCATTCTGCATCAGATCTTCCACCTTCAGTTCCTGCTTGTAATCAGGGAGTAGGAGTAGAACCTGATGGCAGATTTTCAACATTTCAGGCAGCAGATGGAGTGGTAGGCATCTTTGATGGTTGTGAGCAATGGGGTCAAGGCTGCCTGGGCCTCTGGTGTGATAGGAGAAATATTGATAGTATTTTGGTAGCATGCTCAACGTTGGCTCAGTTGATGTCCCAAAATATGATGCAATAAGACCTCAGGGTACTTCAGTTCAAGACTATTGGTAGTGGTGTATAGTACATTCGTGCAAGTATGACACCAATCACTGGAAAAATTAACAGGCAACTGCAGCAAATGATTAGCAGAGAAAATGGTAGGTAGGAGTGTTTTGGCAGGATGACATTCATAGTTTAACAATTATACAGTAGCCATttcattcataagttcacaaatCATAGGAACAGAAGTAGAACATtccgcccattaagtctactctcccacccaatcatggctgatttgtctTTCTCTCTCAACACTTTGCtcgtgccttcttcccataacccttgataccatgACTAGCTGCCAAATTTAAATATTACAAGTTTGCAATGCTGGTTTGAATGAGATCCATGGGCTATCAGGCAACAAATGTAATTCAGTCACCACTTGCTGACACAGGAATGCAGCGACAGCTCAAATTCAGTATACTTAATATGCATAATACACCAAACTAATAAAgtgcacacacttacacatagAATCCATTGGATCCTTCAATTAAATCATAAATCAGCTTTGATTTGACAGCACTGTTCCGCTCCATTCCTTCAGCACCCCCAGAATTCTTAATCCATTGCAAGACCAATCCCATAATGTAAATGCTAAAGACAAAGAAAAATCTTTATTACACTTGAAGTTTCATTTTGTCTTGTCTGTGTAATGGTAGAACATGTCCAAAGGCATCAGCCATACAGACTGAGTCAACAGATTTATTTAAACTACAGAGAAAAAAAAGTCCTGTACAAGTAGACGAGGTTAATAAATTATTCTAGTCTACTGAATTGCTCCCTACAAATATAAATCCTGTCATTTACTTTTCTGGAACTCTTCAATTTCAAACACCATTCGCTGTCCATTCTTATTCTTATTCATTACTTAAGCAGGACCCTTGGGATATTCAGCTCCCACTCAATACCAGCATTAAATGTTGACTGCTGCATTTCAAAATGGATGTTATATTCACTAGCATACCGAATTCCTAGAATCCTTGCAGAGAAACCATTAGGACAACAGATACAAGATTTGTTATTACTGGCAAGCATCAAATTGTCAAAGTTTCAGGTGCATCTTATACTCCAGACAAATACTAGTGCTTAGGGCAACTTAGCCCAAGTTATAGCATGGGTATTTCAGAGCATGTCAATTATTGAATACAGTTCCAAGAAACAGAGATTCCAGTTTCAGGGCACCCAGTCACATTTGCAATGCACTGATCTTCATGTTAAATTATTTTTGTGTGGCAAATTTCATTATATGACACAGGTAAACTGGGCAAGAATTGTATCCTCAAGTCAGAATGGTTTTCAAAATCGACCAAATATTAGGGAAGAAGAATTTAAATGTCAAATTAAGTCAAGAATAGGAGAAACAAAGAAGCAAGACTGGACCGAGAAAAGGGCAAGGCTTTCTTGCGAAAAAAGTTGCCATTTGTTAAAGTTCAAAAAGCTAACATGCTTGATGGAATTTTAGACCATACATGCACGGAAGTAATTATTAGAACCACAAGGTGATTGACAGCAACACATCATCATTTAGGGAAACGTACACTTGAAATAAAAAGATTTAACTTATTGACAATTTAGTTTGCTTCTACCGCAGGCTCACTGCAAATCCATGCTATTCGATGCATTTCAAATAAATTACCAGTCAGAGACGTAATTTCCATAAAGCTAAAAGTGGTGTGATAAAAGGATGATACAACTTGGACAACCACCTTTGGGTATTAAATTTAAGAATCCATTTCTTGTTCATGGCTACTTACACTATTTAAATAACCACAAGCTTCATTTTCCTCATCATTAACTTGTCTATAATGAATGTTTAACATAAAAAGCAAATAGAAATTACTACCTTCTCCAAAAGAAACTTGTATATATTCTTTAAGAACATAATAAAACTAATAGTGAAATCAAAATTCAGAATCAAAACCAAAACCATTTACCTGTAGCTTGCTGGAGTGTTGTACAGAGAATTGTAACTCCCTTGCACTTTATAGTCAAAAATTACTGGACATTCTTTCAGTGCATGTCCCAGAAGATCCTCTTTAATTATCACCACAGTGACCCCAGCACAGCCAATATTCTTCTGGGCACCAGCAAAAATCAAACCAAACTGCAGAAAGGAACAAGTTAACAGTTTCATTGCTTTTTAGCTTGCATCTAATTACCAATAACATACTACAGTAAAACCCCATTAATATGGCACATTTAAGGCTTTGGTGGTTCCAGACTATCAGATTTTTAGGAATACGGAATAATATTCTATAAATGCTCCAAAACACTTAATTCACTTCTTTTCATGATGCCATGCATCATTTCTGTTTCATTGACACGTGAGTAGACATGAAGCAAAGCGAACACCACCAGAAGAACAAGGTGCCGAACCGCGGGGATTTCCCAGGGCAGATTAATAGTTTTACTGAAACAAGTTGATTAATACAAGATTTAGTTTAAAATTCATTGCAATTTTACACAAACTGAAGTGGCAGCCAGCTGCCCAGGCACTTTGGCTGGGTGTTCTATTACATTATGATCTAAAAAGATCAAAGATCCTACAGGCAGAAATAATGATCAAGTTATTTATTAGTAAATAATTCCAAACTAAGCAAGCAAGGATAACAAGAAACAAAGCAACATTCTTGCATTTATGCAATGCCTTTCAAAACATCTTCACAGTGGCCTAgtgtggagggtctcgacccgaaacgtcacctattccttctctccagagatgctgcctgacctgctgagttactccagcattttgtgataccttcgatttgtaccagcatctgcagttattttcctacacattttaggaAGAGAAATTTATTTCAGATATTTTGAACCATCAGAATTCACTAACCTACATAGTTGTCAATGCCCAAGAGTATTTTCACAATGGAAAGCATTTTAAACCCCTAGAATAACAGGGAATGAGGACTGGGCAGAAATGTGAAGGTAAAAGATCAACCATATCTCACTAATTGTCTCCAGGGTCGATTAGTAATCACTTCCATTTTTTCATAAGTTAATGTGTAATATTTCCATCAACCTCCCCCATGCCATTTCATGTCAACTCCAGTTCTTTTTCCATTTGCCTCTAGTCACTGGTCCTTTGCCATGGAAAGTTTCTCTTTATTCACAATTTTGGATACCTTGCTAGCTAGATGAGAATATTTCTTCTACAGTGAAAAAAGCAGGGGTTATTTGGTGCTCTATGCATGTAAAAGAATTTTTTCAGTTGCAGAAAACACTTTTTTCCAATTGACTTTTTACATATTGTACTGTACAGGCAAAACTGTACACAAGAACCAGAGCTTAGGACTTACCTTGGTGACGTCCACTGACTTTGAAAGAAAACTTGATGACATGTCACAAACCAGGACTGTTCCCTTAGTGTCTGGGATGAAAGGGAACTCCACACCATGAACAGTCTCATTGGCACAATAGTAAACGTAAGAAGCGTTTGGGTTCAAATTCCAACTATTTGGATTAGGGATTGCTGGAGtacaagaaaaataattttaagcAGTCTATATATCATGACAGATGCAATGAACTAGCTAAACGAATACAGCCAAAGAAAAGGTTCTTACTTCTGTAAACATCAAGCTTGGAATGGACAATGTTCACTTTTCCGTATTTCTCTGCTTCTTTAGCTGCATTAGCAGACCAGGCTCCGGTAACCACATAATCTGCACTCTTCTCTTCTTTCAATCCAATAAGATTTAAAGGCACAGCACTGAACTGACCAGTTCCACCTCCCTGGAGAAAGATCACCTTGTAGTTTTCAGGGATTTTTCTATATTATGACACACAAGACAAAATATTTCAGATGAAGCTCCTCTTATATACAAAAAGACACCAAATATATTTAATTGAGAGATTGCGTTTTTAATGTCATTTTCTAAAACGTtattgctggtttacagaaaatcaCATCAAAAGTGGCAATAGATGTTCCACCAATTGCAT is a window from the Rhinoraja longicauda isolate Sanriku21f chromosome 3, sRhiLon1.1, whole genome shotgun sequence genome containing:
- the psat1 gene encoding phosphoserine aminotransferase, with protein sequence MAAMEDSAKHVINFAAGPSKLPRAVLLQAQKELLDYKGLGISVLEMSHRSADFVKIINTAEKDLRELLKIPENYKVIFLQGGGTGQFSAVPLNLIGLKEEKSADYVVTGAWSANAAKEAEKYGKVNIVHSKLDVYRTIPNPNSWNLNPNASYVYYCANETVHGVEFPFIPDTKGTVLVCDMSSSFLSKSVDVTKFGLIFAGAQKNIGCAGVTVVIIKEDLLGHALKECPVIFDYKVQGSYNSLYNTPASYSIYIMGLVLQWIKNSGGAEGMERNSAVKSKLIYDLIEGSNGFYVCFAASVCRSRMNIPLRIGNVNGDTVLETKFLDKAVKNNMISLKGHRSVGGIRVSLYNAVTIEETQKLANFMINFMKEHCV